One Candidatus Paceibacterota bacterium genomic window carries:
- a CDS encoding phosphotransferase, protein MEKSEIIVEGKTYIHVRTRHQVPVSIYKGNATFLRIGPKELIEKEVQFHKKLVHFGYPLAQIVGEGQYEDKSYFIESSLGEFHFGQICAQDFAKNGFVSDSTFQSLLAVTKKYAEAQLKTASKDIFNKEEFQKLIQFETILEEAKHLKEKSKACMKKVESHIKELPTVITHGDFNPHNIFEKGVIDWERTAYAPAGYDLVTNITQIFFFPRWGKYEYMGKYVFSKEQVDRYWTEIDALYESKGLPKLSDYADDFIFCRSVWSVVRMEKWPDIQKWRYTLHEKIMDAYLKGENLTELLLENSN, encoded by the coding sequence ATGGAAAAATCTGAAATTATAGTTGAGGGGAAGACATATATCCATGTACGGACAAGACATCAAGTCCCAGTTTCTATCTATAAAGGAAACGCTACCTTTCTTCGCATTGGTCCGAAAGAATTGATTGAGAAGGAAGTGCAATTTCATAAAAAGTTAGTGCATTTTGGCTATCCTTTGGCGCAAATCGTTGGGGAAGGGCAATATGAGGACAAAAGCTATTTTATTGAAAGCTCTCTTGGTGAATTTCATTTCGGACAAATATGCGCGCAAGATTTTGCCAAAAATGGATTCGTTTCAGACTCTACCTTTCAGAGCCTCCTGGCAGTGACAAAAAAGTATGCCGAAGCGCAATTGAAAACTGCCTCGAAAGATATTTTTAACAAAGAAGAGTTTCAGAAACTTATTCAATTCGAGACAATTCTCGAAGAAGCAAAGCACCTCAAAGAGAAATCAAAAGCGTGCATGAAAAAAGTGGAGAGTCATATTAAAGAACTTCCAACCGTCATTACTCACGGCGATTTCAATCCCCACAACATTTTTGAAAAAGGCGTTATAGATTGGGAGCGCACCGCGTATGCTCCAGCTGGTTATGACTTGGTAACAAACATAACCCAGATTTTTTTCTTTCCGCGCTGGGGGAAGTATGAATATATGGGGAAATATGTTTTTTCAAAAGAGCAGGTTGATCGTTACTGGACAGAAATTGATGCACTCTACGAGTCAAAAGGACTTCCGAAACTGTCGGATTATGCGGATGATTTTATTTTCTGCCGAAGTGTCTGGTCTGTGGTGCGAATGGAAAAGTGGCCGGACATACAAAAATGGAGGTATACTTTACATGAGAAGATCATGGATGCGTATCTTAAAGGAGAAAATCTCACGGAGCTTTTACTAGAGAATTCAAATTGA
- a CDS encoding rhodanese-like domain-containing protein, producing MKEYVVILFYKFGSLSNLEIVAKVHREKCTELALSGRMLLAEEGVNATFEGTREAIDAYKVFLRSEPFFSDILVKESAGDGKAFPKLKIKIREEVIMLGAGTFDVKNETAPALPSAELEKWYERGEDFVVLDLRNDYEIASGKFDKTIDPGLSNFRDLPKKLEKLANLKDKKVVTVCTGGIRCEKATCLLKREGFKDVYQLKDGIHTYIQEYPGKHFKGTLFVFDNRMTTDVVPTEKKITIGECFSCGAQTENYCSDTRIRPSPKLLCCEECFEECKEYLRRGVIDRDMVH from the coding sequence ATGAAAGAATACGTCGTTATCCTTTTCTATAAATTCGGTTCTCTCTCAAATCTGGAGATAGTAGCGAAGGTACACAGGGAAAAATGTACCGAGCTCGCACTTTCTGGGCGCATGCTTCTCGCGGAAGAAGGAGTCAACGCAACGTTTGAAGGGACTCGGGAAGCTATAGATGCTTACAAAGTGTTTCTTCGGAGTGAACCATTTTTTTCTGATATTTTGGTAAAGGAGAGCGCGGGAGATGGAAAGGCTTTTCCTAAATTGAAGATAAAAATTCGAGAGGAGGTTATCATGCTCGGTGCGGGGACATTTGACGTGAAAAATGAAACAGCGCCAGCGCTTCCTTCGGCAGAATTAGAGAAATGGTACGAGAGAGGAGAAGATTTCGTCGTGCTTGATCTGCGTAATGATTATGAAATTGCAAGTGGGAAATTTGATAAGACGATTGACCCGGGATTGTCGAATTTCCGCGATTTGCCGAAAAAACTCGAAAAGCTTGCGAATCTTAAAGATAAGAAAGTGGTGACAGTATGTACGGGAGGCATTCGGTGCGAGAAAGCGACATGCCTTTTAAAACGAGAGGGGTTCAAGGATGTGTATCAGCTAAAAGACGGCATTCATACTTATATACAAGAATATCCAGGAAAACATTTTAAAGGAACGCTTTTCGTATTTGATAACAGAATGACGACTGATGTGGTGCCAACCGAGAAGAAAATTACCATAGGAGAATGTTTTTCTTGCGGAGCCCAGACTGAAAATTATTGTTCCGATACGAGGATTCGTCCTTCGCCGAAACTTCTTTGTTGTGAAGAGTGTTTTGAGGAATGTAAAGAGTATCTGCGAAGGGGAGTGATAGATAGAGATATGGTACACTAA
- a CDS encoding FAD:protein FMN transferase translates to MRQKRIIMGMPVGVEIRDQEVIPGIFDEVFSYFTYVDQKFSTYKTTSEISAINRGEIPKEKWSADMKEVISLSEKTRKETGGYFDIVTPKGFIDPSGMVKGWAIWKASEIIKSKDIKNFYVEIGGDIQVSGRNAQGGVWSVGIENPLWTKEEVGMGVVKIIYLDDKGVATSGTYKRGTHIYDPVKKASPSDGILSLTVIGPNVYEADRFATAAFAMGTRGIEFLEKLPGFEAYQIDKDGQVVMTSGFENYMKEK, encoded by the coding sequence ATGAGACAGAAGCGGATAATTATGGGAATGCCAGTTGGCGTGGAGATACGGGATCAGGAGGTGATTCCGGGAATTTTTGACGAGGTTTTTTCTTATTTTACGTATGTTGACCAAAAATTCAGCACCTATAAAACCACAAGTGAGATAAGCGCTATTAATCGGGGTGAAATTCCAAAAGAGAAGTGGAGCGCCGATATGAAAGAAGTCATCTCCCTGTCTGAAAAAACAAGGAAGGAAACAGGGGGATATTTTGATATCGTAACACCCAAAGGATTTATCGATCCATCAGGGATGGTAAAGGGATGGGCGATATGGAAAGCATCCGAAATAATAAAAAGTAAAGATATAAAAAATTTCTATGTTGAGATCGGCGGAGATATCCAAGTAAGCGGAAGAAATGCGCAGGGCGGAGTCTGGAGTGTGGGAATAGAGAATCCTTTGTGGACAAAAGAGGAAGTAGGGATGGGAGTCGTAAAGATCATCTATCTTGACGATAAAGGAGTCGCAACATCAGGCACGTACAAAAGGGGAACGCATATTTATGACCCTGTAAAAAAAGCCAGCCCCTCGGACGGTATTTTAAGTCTTACCGTGATAGGACCAAATGTGTACGAGGCTGATCGTTTTGCAACGGCTGCGTTTGCAATGGGGACGAGAGGAATTGAGTTTTTGGAAAAACTTCCCGGGTTTGAGGCATATCAGATAGACAAAGACGGACAGGTTGTTATGACGAGTGGATTTGAGAATTATATGAAAGAGAAATAA
- a CDS encoding glycosyltransferase family 2 protein, which translates to MSDPAPLVSVVIPVYNREDLLPRALLSLFSQTYTNWEAVVVDDKSKDRTVEVANKFAEKDSRIRVIQNIHSGPAETANKGLRDTKGEFITFLDSDDEYLPEHLAFRVKRMQAKDHPDIIHGGFKVIGDEMVVDKRDTSRMVSLYDEVVVVGPTFFGKREVFKALKGFRNIPYFHDSEFLDRAKKIYKVVRIESPTYIYHREHTKSVTKEMLDFFEVKQK; encoded by the coding sequence ATGAGTGATCCCGCCCCCCTGGTTTCGGTAGTTATTCCTGTCTATAATCGGGAAGATTTGCTGCCTCGCGCGCTTCTTTCACTTTTCTCGCAAACCTACACAAATTGGGAAGCTGTCGTTGTTGATGACAAAAGTAAAGATAGAACAGTAGAAGTGGCGAACAAATTTGCCGAAAAAGATTCTCGGATTCGAGTTATTCAAAATATTCACTCTGGTCCAGCAGAAACTGCTAATAAAGGGCTCCGAGATACGAAAGGAGAATTCATCACCTTTTTAGATTCAGATGATGAATATCTGCCGGAGCACCTTGCTTTTCGGGTAAAGAGGATGCAAGCAAAAGATCATCCTGATATTATCCATGGCGGATTTAAAGTGATTGGAGACGAAATGGTGGTTGATAAGCGCGACACTTCTCGGATGGTAAGTTTGTATGATGAAGTGGTCGTTGTGGGTCCGACTTTTTTTGGCAAAAGAGAGGTTTTCAAAGCGTTGAAAGGTTTCCGAAACATCCCTTATTTCCATGATTCTGAATTTTTAGACCGGGCGAAGAAAATATATAAAGTGGTCCGAATAGAGTCACCCACTTATATCTACCATCGAGAGCACACGAAATCAGTTACAAAAGAAATGCTAGATTTTTTCGAAGTAAAACAGAAATGA